Proteins encoded by one window of Xanthomonas sp. DAR 80977:
- a CDS encoding ABC transporter substrate-binding protein has product MGPQRIVCLTEEPTETLYALGEQARIVGISGFTVRPAQARRDKPKVSAFTSARIDAILALQPDLAIGFSDIQAEIAAELVRNGVEVWIANHRSVDGILDYVRRLGALVGAGARAEAYADALQRGLDAIAAQAAALPRRPKVYFEEWDEPIITGIRWVAELVRIAGGDDVFPELSAEPLAKARILANGDEVVRRAPDIILGSWCGKRFRPERVAARPGWAAIPAVRDGQLFEIKSPLILQPGPAALTDGVRAIAAIVQAWAQRQ; this is encoded by the coding sequence ATGGGCCCGCAGCGCATCGTCTGCCTGACCGAGGAACCCACCGAGACGCTGTACGCGCTCGGCGAGCAGGCACGCATCGTCGGCATCAGCGGCTTCACCGTGCGTCCTGCGCAGGCGCGCCGCGACAAGCCCAAGGTCAGCGCCTTCACCAGCGCCAGGATCGACGCGATCCTCGCGCTGCAGCCGGACCTGGCGATCGGCTTCTCCGACATCCAGGCCGAGATCGCCGCCGAGCTGGTGCGCAACGGGGTGGAGGTGTGGATCGCCAACCACCGCAGCGTCGACGGCATCCTCGACTACGTGCGCCGGCTCGGCGCGCTGGTCGGCGCCGGCGCGCGCGCCGAGGCCTACGCCGACGCACTGCAGCGCGGGCTGGACGCCATCGCCGCGCAGGCGGCGGCGCTGCCGCGGCGGCCGAAGGTGTATTTCGAGGAATGGGACGAGCCGATCATCACCGGCATCCGCTGGGTCGCCGAACTGGTGCGCATCGCCGGCGGCGACGACGTGTTCCCGGAGCTGTCGGCCGAGCCGCTGGCCAAGGCGCGGATCCTGGCCAATGGCGACGAGGTGGTGCGGCGCGCACCGGACATCATCCTCGGCTCGTGGTGCGGCAAGCGCTTCCGCCCCGAGCGCGTGGCCGCGCGGCCGGGCTGGGCGGCGATCCCGGCGGTGCGCGACGGCCAGCTGTTCGAGATCAAGTCGCCGCTGATCCTGCAGCCCGGCCCGGCCGCGTTGACCGACGGCGTGCGCGCGATCGCCGCCATCGTGCAGGCCTGGGCGCAGCGCCAGTAG
- a CDS encoding MFS transporter, whose protein sequence is MPRPALAAAPADSLLAPRYRATTLGMVALVSLIAFEALAVAAAMPTVARELDGLRLYALAFGGTLATSVIGMTVAGRCSDARGPALPLWGGLACFVCGLLLAGFATRMPMLLAGRLVQGLGAGAISVALYVLVARLYPDALRPRIFAAFSAGWVVPSLIGPSISGAIVEHVGWRWVFLAVPLLALPAALLLRPALRRLPALAAAPARSAAPILWSVGAAAGVCLLYLAGQQRGLWLLAGVLPALGVLLLCAWRLLPDGTLRGARGLPSVIALRGVAASAFFGCEAFLPLLLSRERGLSPTWAGVALSIGALGWFAGSWYQGHYGQRGSRLRRLRSGCTLMLLGIAGTALALLPALPAPLAMLGWAATGLGMGLIYPTLAVLTLTLSPPAQQGANSSALQLSEAIAVATTLAVGGSLFAALLAQSVAAAYLSTFAVAAVLALLGLGIAGRTQPAPH, encoded by the coding sequence ATGCCACGCCCCGCCCTCGCTGCCGCCCCTGCCGATTCGCTGCTCGCTCCGCGCTACCGCGCCACCACCTTGGGCATGGTCGCGCTGGTCTCGCTGATCGCGTTCGAGGCGCTGGCGGTGGCCGCGGCGATGCCGACCGTGGCGCGCGAACTGGATGGCCTGCGCCTGTACGCGCTGGCGTTCGGCGGCACCCTGGCGACCAGCGTGATCGGCATGACCGTGGCCGGCCGTTGCAGCGATGCGCGCGGCCCGGCGCTGCCGCTGTGGGGCGGCCTGGCGTGCTTCGTCTGCGGGCTGCTGCTGGCCGGGTTCGCCACCCGCATGCCGATGCTGCTCGCCGGGCGCCTGGTGCAGGGCCTGGGCGCCGGCGCGATCTCGGTGGCGCTGTACGTGCTGGTGGCGCGGCTGTATCCGGATGCGCTGCGCCCGCGCATCTTCGCCGCGTTCTCGGCCGGCTGGGTGGTGCCGTCGCTGATCGGCCCCAGCATCAGCGGCGCGATCGTCGAGCATGTCGGCTGGCGCTGGGTGTTCCTGGCGGTGCCGCTGCTGGCGCTGCCGGCCGCGCTGCTGCTGCGGCCGGCCCTGCGCCGCCTGCCTGCGCTAGCCGCGGCGCCGGCGCGCAGCGCCGCGCCGATCCTGTGGTCGGTGGGCGCGGCGGCCGGCGTATGCCTGCTGTACCTGGCCGGGCAGCAACGCGGGCTGTGGCTGCTGGCCGGGGTGCTGCCGGCACTGGGCGTATTGCTGCTGTGCGCGTGGCGGTTGTTGCCGGACGGCACCTTGCGCGGCGCGCGCGGCCTGCCCAGCGTGATCGCCTTGCGCGGCGTCGCGGCGTCGGCGTTCTTCGGCTGCGAGGCGTTCCTGCCGTTGCTGCTGTCGCGCGAACGCGGCCTGTCGCCGACCTGGGCCGGGGTCGCGCTGAGCATCGGCGCGCTGGGCTGGTTCGCCGGCTCCTGGTACCAGGGCCACTACGGCCAGCGCGGGTCGCGCCTGCGCCGCCTGCGCAGCGGCTGCACGCTGATGCTGCTGGGCATCGCCGGCACCGCGCTGGCCTTGCTGCCCGCGCTGCCGGCGCCGCTGGCGATGCTCGGCTGGGCCGCCACCGGCCTGGGCATGGGCCTGATCTATCCGACCCTGGCGGTGCTGACCCTGACCCTGTCGCCGCCGGCGCAGCAGGGCGCGAACAGTTCGGCGCTGCAGTTGAGCGAGGCGATCGCGGTGGCGACCACGCTGGCGGTGGGCGGCTCGCTGTTCGCGGCGTTGCTGGCGCAGTCGGTGGCGGCCGCCTACCTGTCCACCTTCGCGGTGGCCGCGGTGCTGGCGCTGCTCGGGCTGGGCATCGCCGGCCGCACCCAGCCCGCGCCGCACTGA
- the soxR gene encoding redox-sensitive transcriptional activator SoxR: MHEELSVGQVAARSGVAVSALHFYEKKGLIHSLRTAGNQRRYARDVLRRLAVIRVAQRVGVPLESVKAAFAQLPDARTPTRAEWARMSAAWRQELDARILQLTQLRHQLTDCIGCGCLSLRRCRLSNPADTLGAHGDGPQRWTSP, from the coding sequence ATGCATGAGGAGTTGAGCGTGGGGCAGGTGGCCGCACGCAGCGGCGTGGCGGTGTCCGCGCTGCATTTCTACGAGAAGAAGGGCCTGATCCACAGCCTGCGCACCGCCGGCAACCAGCGCCGCTATGCGCGCGACGTGCTGCGCCGGCTGGCGGTGATCCGCGTCGCGCAGCGCGTCGGCGTGCCGCTGGAGAGCGTCAAGGCCGCGTTCGCGCAGCTGCCCGATGCGCGCACGCCCACGCGCGCGGAGTGGGCGCGGATGTCCGCGGCCTGGCGCCAGGAGCTGGACGCGCGCATCCTGCAGCTGACCCAGCTGCGCCACCAGCTCACCGATTGCATCGGCTGCGGTTGCCTGTCGCTGCGCCGCTGCCGCCTGAGCAATCCCGCCGATACGCTGGGCGCGCACGGCGACGGGCCGCAGCGCTGGACATCGCCGTGA
- a CDS encoding 2-hydroxyacid dehydrogenase, producing MKVAVYSARRYDVRLLAQANAAHGHELVFVQDALSVATVPLAAGCGAVCVFVNDLVDDAVLALLAALGVGLVTTRSTGFNHIDALAAQRHGIAVARVGDYSPYSVAEFAVGLLIAVNRRIARASQRTRDGNFELDGLMGFDLHGRTVGVVGTGKIGRIFGRIMAGFGCRILGFDPFPHPEFQAHGGTYADLPTLLAESDVVSLHCPLTAQTRHLIDAAALQRIKPGALLVNTSRGGLVDTEAAIAALKSARLSGLAIDVYEQEADLFFHDLSATVITDDVIQRLVSFPNVIVTGHQAFFTEEAIGQIMAATLDNISAFERGAPLPNPIPLPPPLGAANGVA from the coding sequence ATGAAGGTGGCGGTGTACAGCGCGCGGCGCTACGACGTGCGGCTGCTGGCGCAGGCCAATGCCGCGCATGGCCACGAACTGGTGTTCGTGCAGGATGCGCTGAGCGTGGCGACGGTGCCGCTGGCCGCCGGCTGCGGCGCAGTCTGCGTGTTCGTCAACGACCTGGTCGACGACGCCGTGCTGGCGCTGCTGGCGGCACTGGGCGTGGGCCTGGTCACCACCCGTTCCACCGGCTTCAACCACATCGACGCGCTCGCCGCGCAGCGCCATGGCATCGCCGTGGCGCGGGTCGGCGACTACTCGCCGTACTCGGTGGCCGAATTCGCGGTGGGGCTGCTGATCGCGGTCAACCGGCGCATCGCCCGCGCCAGCCAGCGCACCCGCGACGGCAATTTCGAACTGGACGGGCTGATGGGCTTCGACCTGCACGGACGCACCGTCGGCGTGGTCGGCACCGGCAAGATCGGGCGCATCTTCGGCCGCATCATGGCCGGCTTCGGCTGCCGCATCCTCGGCTTCGATCCCTTCCCGCACCCAGAGTTCCAGGCCCACGGCGGCACCTACGCGGACCTGCCGACCCTGCTGGCGGAGAGCGACGTGGTCTCGCTGCACTGTCCGCTGACGGCGCAGACCCGGCACCTGATCGATGCGGCCGCGCTGCAGCGGATCAAGCCCGGCGCGCTGCTGGTCAACACCAGCCGCGGCGGCCTGGTCGATACCGAGGCGGCGATCGCCGCGCTGAAGTCGGCGCGGCTGAGCGGCCTGGCGATCGACGTCTACGAACAGGAAGCGGACCTGTTCTTCCACGACCTGTCGGCCACGGTCATCACCGACGACGTGATCCAGCGCCTGGTGTCGTTCCCCAACGTCATCGTCACCGGCCACCAGGCGTTCTTCACCGAAGAGGCGATCGGCCAGATCATGGCCGCGACGCTGGACAACATCAGCGCGTTCGAGCGCGGCGCGCCGCTGCCGAATCCCATTCCGCTGCCGCCGCCGCTTGGCGCTGCGAACGGCGTCGCCTGA
- a CDS encoding DUF4426 domain-containing protein, giving the protein MRRLPAAVLLCLALAACSAQETPRPATLLAATPAQADLGALRVHYNALPTLAMSDSVARRYGIARSADTALVMVALRRVQGGEELPASGQVSAVATDLSGRRQPIALREAVTDAYTDYVGTVRISDHDQLTFVVDVRSADGAGTVRFARNF; this is encoded by the coding sequence ATGCGCCGCCTGCCTGCCGCCGTGCTGTTGTGCCTGGCCCTGGCCGCCTGCTCGGCGCAGGAAACCCCGCGCCCGGCCACGCTGCTCGCGGCCACGCCCGCGCAGGCCGACCTGGGCGCGCTGCGCGTGCACTACAACGCGCTGCCGACGCTGGCGATGAGCGACAGCGTGGCGCGCCGCTACGGCATCGCGCGCAGCGCCGATACCGCGCTGGTGATGGTCGCGCTGCGCCGCGTGCAAGGCGGCGAGGAACTGCCGGCCAGCGGCCAGGTGAGCGCGGTGGCCACCGACCTGAGCGGGCGCCGGCAACCCATCGCCCTGCGCGAAGCGGTCACCGACGCCTATACCGACTATGTCGGCACGGTGCGCATCAGCGACCACGACCAGTTGACGTTCGTCGTGGACGTGCGCAGCGCCGACGGCGCCGGCACGGTGCGCTTCGCCCGCAATTTCTAG
- the proC gene encoding pyrroline-5-carboxylate reductase yields MPPAHSSADIAFIGGGNMARSLIAGLVRQGIAPDRIRVAEPVPALREALAADYAVHAVAEAAEAADGAPLWVFAVKPQVLRSVCNELATLAQAQRPLLLSIAAGITARQIDRWLGGAHAVVRAMPNTPALLGAGVTGLFANAQASAAHKRQAEQLLAAAGVTVWVEDEALIDAVTAVSGSGPAYVFLLAEAMEAAGIAQGLPAAAARTLVLQTVLGAARMLTESGEAPSELRRRVTSPNGTTQAAIETFQAGGFEALTATAIAAAAARGRALSAAND; encoded by the coding sequence ATGCCTCCTGCCCACTCCAGCGCCGACATCGCCTTCATCGGCGGCGGCAACATGGCACGCAGCCTGATCGCCGGGCTGGTCCGGCAGGGCATCGCGCCGGACAGGATCCGCGTCGCCGAGCCGGTCCCGGCGCTGCGCGAGGCCCTGGCCGCCGACTACGCGGTGCACGCGGTCGCCGAAGCGGCCGAGGCGGCCGACGGCGCGCCGCTGTGGGTGTTCGCGGTCAAGCCGCAGGTATTGCGCAGCGTCTGCAACGAACTGGCCACGCTGGCCCAGGCGCAGCGGCCGCTGCTGCTGTCCATCGCCGCCGGGATCACCGCGCGGCAGATCGACCGCTGGCTGGGCGGCGCGCATGCGGTGGTGCGGGCGATGCCGAACACGCCGGCGCTGCTCGGCGCCGGCGTCACCGGCCTGTTCGCCAACGCGCAGGCCAGCGCCGCGCACAAGCGCCAGGCCGAACAGCTGCTGGCCGCCGCCGGGGTCACCGTGTGGGTCGAGGACGAGGCGCTGATCGATGCGGTCACCGCGGTCTCCGGCAGCGGCCCGGCCTATGTGTTCCTGCTCGCCGAGGCGATGGAAGCGGCCGGCATCGCGCAAGGCCTGCCGGCCGCGGCGGCGCGCACGCTGGTGCTGCAGACCGTGCTCGGCGCGGCGCGCATGCTCACCGAATCCGGCGAGGCGCCGAGCGAACTGCGGCGGCGGGTGACCTCGCCCAACGGCACCACCCAGGCCGCGATCGAAACCTTCCAGGCCGGCGGCTTCGAAGCGCTGACCGCCACCGCCATCGCCGCCGCGGCCGCGCGCGGCCGTGCCTTGTCCGCCGCCAACGACTGA
- a CDS encoding YggS family pyridoxal phosphate-dependent enzyme → MDRAAAAAQRPPARLLAVSKTRPAAAIAALATQGQHAFGENYVQEAAGKIAELAALPLEWHLIGHLQSNKAEQAALLFDWVQTLDRAKLVGALARYRPASRPPLNVLIQVNIDDEASKHGCAPGEVDALAAAIAAQPALALRGLMAIPAPWPEAERRGAAFARMATLFARLRQAHPQVDTLSMGMSGDFAEAIAAGANLVRIGTALFGERAAR, encoded by the coding sequence ATGGACCGCGCCGCGGCCGCCGCGCAGCGCCCGCCGGCGCGCCTGCTGGCCGTGTCCAAGACCCGGCCGGCCGCGGCGATCGCCGCGCTCGCCACCCAGGGACAGCACGCGTTCGGCGAGAACTACGTGCAGGAGGCGGCGGGAAAGATCGCCGAGCTGGCGGCACTGCCGCTGGAATGGCACCTGATCGGCCACCTGCAGTCGAACAAGGCCGAACAGGCCGCGCTGCTGTTCGACTGGGTGCAGACGCTGGACCGGGCCAAGCTGGTCGGTGCCCTGGCCAGGTACCGGCCCGCGTCGCGGCCGCCGCTGAACGTGTTGATCCAGGTCAACATCGACGACGAGGCCAGCAAGCATGGCTGCGCGCCCGGCGAGGTGGATGCGCTGGCCGCGGCCATCGCCGCGCAGCCGGCACTGGCGCTGCGCGGGCTGATGGCCATTCCCGCGCCATGGCCGGAGGCCGAACGCCGTGGCGCCGCCTTCGCGCGCATGGCCACGCTGTTCGCGCGGTTGCGCCAGGCCCATCCGCAGGTCGATACGCTGTCGATGGGCATGAGCGGCGATTTCGCCGAGGCGATCGCCGCAGGCGCCAACCTGGTGCGCATCGGCACCGCGCTGTTCGGCGAGCGCGCGGCGCGCTGA
- a CDS encoding type IV pilus twitching motility protein PilT has product MDIAELLAFSVKNKASDLHLSAGLPPMIRVDGDVRRINIPALDHKQVHALVYDIMSDKQRRDYEEFLEVDFSFEIPSLARFRVNAFNQNRGAGAVFRTIPSEVLTLEDLGCPPIFRQLIDQPQGLILVTGPTGSGKSTTLAGMIDYINKNEYGHILTVEDPIEFVHTSQKCLINQREVHRDTHGFNEALRSALREDPDIILVGELRDLETIRLALTAAETGHLVFGTLHTSSAAKTIDRIIDVFPAGEKPMVRSMLSESLRAVISQALLKKVGGGRTAAWEIMVGTPAIRNLIREDKVAQMYSAIQTGQQNGMQTLDQHLQDLVKRSLITRNQAREYAKDKRVFE; this is encoded by the coding sequence ATGGATATCGCTGAACTATTGGCGTTCTCGGTCAAGAACAAAGCATCCGACCTGCACCTGTCCGCCGGCCTGCCGCCGATGATCCGGGTCGATGGCGACGTGCGCCGCATCAACATCCCGGCGCTGGACCACAAGCAGGTGCATGCGCTGGTGTACGACATCATGTCGGACAAGCAGCGCCGCGACTACGAAGAGTTCCTCGAGGTCGACTTCTCCTTCGAGATTCCCAGCCTGGCGCGCTTCCGCGTCAACGCGTTCAACCAGAACCGCGGCGCCGGCGCGGTGTTCCGCACCATTCCCTCGGAAGTGCTGACCCTGGAGGACCTGGGCTGCCCGCCGATCTTCCGCCAGCTGATCGACCAGCCGCAGGGCCTGATCCTGGTCACCGGGCCGACCGGCTCGGGCAAGTCGACCACGCTCGCCGGCATGATCGACTACATCAACAAGAACGAATACGGCCACATCCTCACCGTCGAGGATCCGATCGAATTCGTGCACACCTCGCAGAAGTGCCTGATCAACCAGCGCGAGGTGCACCGCGACACGCACGGCTTCAACGAGGCGCTGCGCTCGGCGCTGCGCGAAGACCCGGACATCATCCTGGTCGGCGAGTTGCGCGACCTGGAAACCATCCGCCTGGCGCTGACCGCCGCGGAAACCGGCCACCTGGTGTTCGGCACCCTGCACACCAGCTCGGCGGCCAAGACCATCGACCGCATCATCGACGTGTTCCCGGCCGGCGAGAAGCCGATGGTGCGCTCGATGCTGTCCGAATCGCTGCGCGCGGTGATCTCGCAGGCGCTGCTGAAGAAGGTCGGCGGCGGCCGCACCGCGGCGTGGGAGATCATGGTCGGCACCCCGGCGATCCGCAACCTGATCCGCGAGGACAAGGTGGCGCAGATGTACTCGGCGATCCAGACCGGCCAGCAGAACGGCATGCAGACCCTGGACCAGCACCTGCAGGACCTGGTCAAGCGCAGCCTGATCACCCGCAACCAGGCGCGCGAGTACGCCAAGGACAAGCGCGTGTTCGAGTAG
- a CDS encoding PilT/PilU family type 4a pilus ATPase, with translation MSTIDFTSFLKLMAHQKASDLFITSGMPPAIKVHGKITPITQTPLTSQQSRDLVLNVMTPAQREEFEKTHECNFAIGVAGVGRFRVSCFYQRNQVGMVLRRIETRIPTVDELNLPPVIKTLAMTKRGIIIFVGATGTGKSTSLAAMIGYRNQNSTGHIITIEDPIEFVHKHEGCIITQREVGIDTDSWENALKNTLRQAPDVIMIGEVRTREGMDHAISFAETGHLVLCTLHANNANQAMDRIINFFPEDRRSQLLMDLSLNLRGVVAQQLIPTPDGKGRRVAMEIMLGTPLVQDYIREGEIHKLKDVMKESTNLGMKTFDQSLFELYQAGEISYEDALRHADSQNEVRLRIKLAQGGDARTLAQGMDGVEIAEVR, from the coding sequence ATGAGCACCATCGACTTCACCTCGTTCCTGAAACTGATGGCGCACCAGAAGGCGTCGGACCTGTTCATCACCTCGGGCATGCCGCCGGCGATCAAGGTGCACGGCAAGATCACCCCGATCACGCAGACGCCGCTGACCTCGCAGCAGAGCCGCGACCTGGTGCTGAACGTGATGACCCCGGCGCAGCGCGAGGAGTTCGAGAAGACCCACGAGTGCAACTTCGCCATCGGCGTGGCCGGTGTGGGGCGCTTCCGCGTCAGCTGCTTCTACCAGCGCAACCAGGTCGGCATGGTGCTGCGCCGGATCGAGACGCGCATCCCCACCGTCGACGAGCTGAACCTGCCGCCGGTGATCAAGACCCTGGCGATGACCAAGCGCGGCATCATCATCTTCGTCGGCGCCACCGGCACCGGCAAGTCGACCTCGCTGGCGGCGATGATCGGCTACCGCAACCAGAATTCCACCGGCCACATCATCACCATCGAAGACCCGATCGAATTCGTGCACAAGCACGAAGGCTGCATCATCACCCAGCGCGAGGTCGGCATCGACACCGACAGCTGGGAGAACGCGCTGAAGAACACGCTGCGCCAGGCGCCGGACGTGATCATGATCGGCGAGGTGCGCACCCGCGAAGGCATGGACCACGCCATCTCCTTCGCCGAAACCGGCCACCTGGTGCTGTGCACCCTGCATGCCAACAACGCCAACCAGGCGATGGACCGCATCATCAACTTCTTCCCCGAAGACCGCCGCAGCCAGCTGCTGATGGACCTGTCGCTGAACCTGCGCGGCGTGGTCGCGCAGCAGCTGATCCCGACCCCCGACGGCAAGGGCCGGCGCGTGGCGATGGAGATCATGCTCGGCACGCCGCTGGTGCAGGACTACATCCGCGAGGGCGAGATCCACAAGCTCAAGGACGTGATGAAGGAGTCCACCAACCTGGGCATGAAGACCTTCGACCAGAGCCTGTTCGAGCTGTACCAGGCCGGCGAGATCAGCTACGAGGACGCGCTGCGCCACGCCGATTCGCAGAACGAAGTGCGCCTGCGCATCAAGCTCGCCCAGGGCGGCGACGCCAGGACGCTGGCGCAGGGCATGGACGGGGTGGAGATCGCGGAGGTGCGCTGA